CTGCTAGTGCTATCCACAGATGATGTCTGTTAGCACAGAACAGAAGGCGATGCAGTCTCGGGCTTGTTTGGGAGGCCTACAATTCGGCCCACCAGGATTCAGGCCTTAGCATGAATTTCTTTCATGACACCAAATTGAAATCTCTTGCACCAAATTTTTCGGTTTCATTCGCCAGCAGTAGCCGTTGCCATGCCAAGATACAGGACAGCATCACAACGCATCATCGCAGCAAGTCAGAAACAGCCAATCACATGATGCCACGTGCATATAGATCGATCGGGTTCAGAGTTTCTTTTTTAATTCAGACCATATGCATGCTATTATTCTGAGTTCTGAACAATATTATTCTGCAGTACAACAAACATGATAGTACTTGAAATCATCTTGAATTATATAAGCCCAGTTGTTTATAGCTACTGTATATACACTATACAGCTAGCTACTATACAGATATAGGTGAGGTCTGATGAACGGCTCACCTCACATATACAGATCATAAGTTTTTTTTGACGCAACAGATCATAAGTCAAAACAGAATAGCATTGACATCTCCATCTCTGACAGAGCACAACTACTGCTCGCGTATAAACGATCGAGTATACAACAATTTTTGCTGCTCACCTACTCGCAACTAAACCTTTCTTGTACTATCTGTTTAATGTCTTAACCTCTCTGATTCTCTGATTGATTCTGCAACGCATCACACGCATGTTGACTCTTTAATTTCTTTATACAACAACTTGTAGGTTTCTCGGAAGGACCCATCCATTCATTTGACGAACTATTTTCCTTAGAAAAATGATATAAAATAGTGAAGCCCAGTAGAAGCTAGCTTGGTTATCTAGCTGATCATGACATGAACAATCAAAATTTTTGCATTTGATTTGTTCACTATCTCCTCTCTGTCTCTTCTCATCCATGGGAGCACTTCTCCATTTTCTCTCCCTACTACTCTTCCTCTCCTTGCTCCAAGGTAAGCTTAGCTCAAAAACAAAATCATCAAGCATATGCACATTTGTAATTTAATTCAGTGGACGACGCAGCTATCTGtttttaagcttaattgttCACATGATTTGCTTGTAATTTCTCTAATTCAGTGCTCGAAATGTTGTTTGATTAAGCAAGAAATCACTGATCAAGATGAACTCAATTGTGATCAATATATTACCAGGAGCACAGGCTGCGACGTTCACCATAAGCAACCGGTGCGGCTACACGGTGTGGCCGGGCATCCTCTCCAACgccggcgtcgcgccgccgtccaccacCGGCTTCGCCCTCTCCCCGGGCCAGACGCTCgccgtctccgtcgccgccgcctggtCCGGCCGCATCTGGGGCCGCACGCTCTGCGGCCAGGACTCCTCCGGCAAGTTCACCTGCGCCACCGGCGACTGCGGCTCGGGCGCCGTCGAGTGCTCCGGCCGCGGAGCCGCCCCGCCGGCCACGCTGGCGGAGTTCActctcgccggcggcagcggcggcggcggcggcgatgacttCTACGACGTCAGCCTCGTGGACGGGTACAACCTGCCGATGCTTgtggcgccgtcgacgccgccgccggcgagcggcggcgcggcgagtaATAACGGGAGCAGCTGCCAGGTGACGGGGTGCGTGATGGACCTGAACAAGTCGTGCCCGGCGGAGCTgcaggtggtggcggcgtcggcggcgaggagagcggtggcggcgtgcaAGAGCGCGTGCGAGGCGTTCGGGACGGCGGAGTACTGCTGCAGCGGCGCGCAcgggtcgccggcgacgtgcgcggcgacggcgtacTCGAGGTTCTTCAAGGGCGCGTGCCCGCGAGCCTACAGCTACGCGTACGACGACGCGACGTCGACGTTCACctgcgcggccgccggcggcggctacgaCGTCGTCTTCTGCCCCGGCATGTCCAGGTAAATTGATCACAAAATATTTCTGCACGCACGTcttggcatgcatgcatgcgtgctttttttttttcaatttcacATTGGCCCTATACAATGGCACGTCGTGTACATGTGCATGCCATTTGGCATAGCCTAGACGGTCCACACCCTCTATCATAATGGCACTACCACTACAGACACTGACGTGTAAGATAATAGTAGGGTGAGACCCATATATCAGTGTTGTCATTGGCAGTGATATTATGGTAGAGGATCCTCACCAAGCTTTTGACCAGATTGACTTCGGCGTCTCGTTTCTAggcttgtttctttttctttcttttcgatTACACGGAAATCGTATACGTGCACGCACCACTTCTATGAATGCGCCATCTAACACGTACATGAGATTAGAGGTGGGAGACCTCTCGGTTCTGACTCTAATAACTATAAAATTGATGTCTTTATCCACTGATAAAAATTTGCTGGCTATATTTTTTGTCTGCTT
The Oryza sativa Japonica Group chromosome 6, ASM3414082v1 DNA segment above includes these coding regions:
- the LOC9269346 gene encoding pathogenesis-related thaumatin-like protein 3.5; the protein is MGALLHFLSLLLFLSLLQGAQAATFTISNRCGYTVWPGILSNAGVAPPSTTGFALSPGQTLAVSVAAAWSGRIWGRTLCGQDSSGKFTCATGDCGSGAVECSGRGAAPPATLAEFTLAGGSGGGGGDDFYDVSLVDGYNLPMLVAPSTPPPASGGAASNNGSSCQVTGCVMDLNKSCPAELQVVAASAARRAVAACKSACEAFGTAEYCCSGAHGSPATCAATAYSRFFKGACPRAYSYAYDDATSTFTCAAAGGGYDVVFCPGMSSLKSGGNPEAVGLPPTYSTMAFTGNAESLTMSRNSLVILLMIISSVISTLSW